From the genome of Thermoflexus sp.:
TTGCGGCCTCTCTCGGTCCGGTCAAAATCACTGTCAAAGCTTACAATGATCAGCCCATAGCGCTCAGCTATAGCATACTGGTAGGCATCATCAAAATCAAGGCTGAACTGTTGAGCGATCCTGGTTAATTCTTTCAAGTCTCCAGCAGAGAGCCTCAATAGGCGAACGCCACCATTTATCACAAGATCGTCCACAAGCCGCATAAAGACATCAAAAAGCTTGCGTCGAAATAAGACGATTCCTATGGAGTAGAGTGAAAATTCCGAGATGCTGAGTCTTGGCTGCTGAACTGACCGCAAAAATTTCTCAACATCATCCGCACGGTCCTGATCAAGGAGATACATCAATCCCCCCACCACTCAGCAATCTTGTGCTGGAGCTCAACAGAAGTGTATTGATCTCGCAGATCCCGCAACGCTCCCTTCCAGTCAAGTTTCAACTCTGTTTTGGGACCAGCAACCCGCCTCTCCAGCAGGAACTCCACGAAGTCCCGCACCTCCTGCAGGAGTTCCGGAGGCAATTGGTCAATCAATTCCTTCAGGTCCTGAGCAGCATGCATCGCTCAACCTCCTGGAAATCTGGCTGGAGTGCGGTGCCTAGGCACCGCACTCCAAGGAAGCCCCGCTCGATAAGCCGGACCAAGGTCTGGGGCGGGAGCACGCACGAAGGGCGGGGAAGGCCAAAGACCCGAGCCAATCGGCTATGAGGCCTATCCGCTGCCGGCATCACTCAGCTCTTTTGATAATGATACTCCTCACCGCTAGCCCGACCAAAGCACAGCCAATCCTTCAGGGCTTTTCAAGGCTCTAACAGAAGGGAGATCATCCAGGATAAGCTCCTGCCGAGCCTTGCGACGATATCCCGCTGTCTCACGATGGGCGGGCCGCTTCCACCAGCCAGCGGAACGGCCACAGATGCCGGGGATCGTCTTCCACCAGCAGCTCAGGGTGCCATTGCACTGCCAGGGCCCGGATGGCATCGGGAGCCCATATGAACGCTTCGACCACCCCATCCGGGGCCTCCGCGATCGGCTGGAGGGCGGGCGGACAATCCGCCCGGCGGCGGATCCCCTGGTGATGATAGGAGTTGACCTCCAGGACCTCGCCGATCCCGTGGGCGCGGAGGAGATCCCGCAAGGCGGGCGGGGGCTCCAGGCGCACCGGGTGGGCCCGGGCAGGCGGAGGGGCGTCGCTGTCGTGGGTCAGCTCCGTGACATCGGGGAGATGCTGGCAGAGCACAGCGCCGAAGGCCACCGCCAGCACCTGCGAGCCCCGGCAAATCCCCAGGATCGGCTTCCCCTGTGCCCGCGCGACCTCCACCAGGGCGAACTCGAAGGCGTCCCGGAGTGGATCCACGGGTCCGGTTCGGGGATGGGGGGAAGCCCCATAACGCGCCGGGTCGATGTCGCAGCCTCCAGTGAGCAGGAAGCCATCCATCCGCTCCGCGAACTCGGGAGCGGCTTCCGGGAGGTTGGGGAGCATCACCGGCAAGCCTCCCGCCCGCCACACCGCCTGCAGGTAGGCGGTCTCCGTGGCGCTCTGCGCGCGACCCAGCGAACCCGATTCCCGGATGTGTTTCACCGTGACCCCGATCCATGGCCGTCGCATGGGGTTCCTCCATGGTTTCGAAGCGCTGAATGTCAAGCCGCTGCCGGACTACAGGCCATACAGCGTTCGGGCGTTCCGTCGCAGGATGGCCTCCGCGGCCTCCTCGGCCTCTGTGGCGGTGAGATCCCCTGCGCGGATGGTTTCCTCCAGCACCTCCCCCAGGATGCGCCGTCCCCAGCGCGCGCCCAGATAAAACAGCTCCGGGATCAGATGGGCGTCGGTGGAGAACATGATCTTGCTGAGAGGTGTGAATTCCAGAAAGGCACGCACCGCGAACGCCATGCCCGATCGGCTCAGGAAGGGGATCGCCAGGCCCAGGTCGACGTAAACATGAGGATAAACGGCGGCGAGATATCCCGCTTCGCGTGTGTAGGGGTAAGAGGCGTGCAGCAGCACGAAGGGCACGCGCTGGAAGCCGGGATGCTCGAGCAGCGGCCGCAGGTGAAGGGGGTTGGCCCATCGCAGATCCAGGTCCGGATCCCCGAAGCCGGTGTGGAACT
Proteins encoded in this window:
- a CDS encoding PIN domain-containing protein; this encodes MYLLDQDRADDVEKFLRSVQQPRLSISEFSLYSIGIVLFRRKLFDVFMRLVDDLVINGGVRLLRLSAGDLKELTRIAQQFSLDFDDAYQYAIAERYGLIIVSFDSDFDRTERGRKTPAELIGT
- a CDS encoding DUF2281 domain-containing protein, which translates into the protein MHAAQDLKELIDQLPPELLQEVRDFVEFLLERRVAGPKTELKLDWKGALRDLRDQYTSVELQHKIAEWWGD
- a CDS encoding gamma-glutamyl-gamma-aminobutyrate hydrolase family protein, with amino-acid sequence MRRPWIGVTVKHIRESGSLGRAQSATETAYLQAVWRAGGLPVMLPNLPEAAPEFAERMDGFLLTGGCDIDPARYGASPHPRTGPVDPLRDAFEFALVEVARAQGKPILGICRGSQVLAVAFGAVLCQHLPDVTELTHDSDAPPPARAHPVRLEPPPALRDLLRAHGIGEVLEVNSYHHQGIRRRADCPPALQPIAEAPDGVVEAFIWAPDAIRALAVQWHPELLVEDDPRHLWPFRWLVEAARPS